One Sulfurimonas sp. genomic window carries:
- a CDS encoding LTA synthase family protein produces MILNSNLKYIGEAKIHMLKYLLKYYLFMVSLFFIGRLLLFALYFNNFKDSGVDYWLTFIYGLRMDTITASILLLIPLILLTLSPSKFKYFINKFLKYYFLVILSIIIYIENATFPFVAQYDVRPNYLFVEYLVYPREVFSMIFADYKLELFVAFSMIGAFIYLYLKYVKDSVIEIFETSYKKRLLLFIPLFLLLFIGVRSSFGHRPANTSDAMYTTNRMVNEITKNSIYNIAFAVYDNTRNGSQKMIAQYGKMDTKEALERVKKRLNIQNIDDALPLTRVEESHFKTDKPKNLVIFVQESLGYQFVESVGGEKGITPNLNKLSQEGILFKDLYSNGTRSIRGLAGVSAGNYAVPGEGVLKRNKSQSDFFTIASALKPFNYHTTFMYGGESRFDNMRSWYLGNGFDEIIDQPCFENPTFVAPWGVCDGDLVERANEEFKKMHKNGQKFATVMFSQSNHSPFEYPYEKIELLKDVPANNVKNAVKYADHAIGKLVELAKKEPYYKDTVFVIVADHNVRVYGNDLVPVDMFHIPALILGADIKPLIYDKIATQPDVLATALDLVGLDLTYPIMGHSIFSDKKQNISLMQFHTSYALRVDDKVTVISPNKKPATFIYKNPATYLDKDNHLTPAEDDKELEKDALAFIITLDHLYEKKLYK; encoded by the coding sequence TTGATATTAAATTCAAATCTAAAATACATCGGTGAGGCAAAAATCCATATGCTCAAGTACCTGCTTAAATATTATCTGTTTATGGTGTCTCTATTTTTTATCGGCAGACTACTGCTCTTTGCGCTATATTTTAATAACTTCAAAGACAGCGGCGTAGATTATTGGCTCACTTTTATTTATGGGCTGAGAATGGATACCATAACGGCATCTATTCTTTTACTTATACCTCTAATTCTTCTAACTCTAAGTCCGTCTAAGTTTAAATATTTTATAAATAAATTTCTAAAATACTACTTTTTAGTAATTTTATCAATAATAATTTACATAGAAAATGCAACTTTTCCGTTTGTTGCACAGTATGATGTACGACCAAACTACCTTTTTGTAGAGTATCTCGTCTACCCGAGAGAAGTTTTTTCTATGATATTTGCCGATTACAAACTGGAACTTTTTGTTGCTTTTTCTATGATAGGCGCTTTTATCTATCTCTACTTAAAATATGTTAAAGATAGTGTTATCGAAATATTTGAAACAAGTTATAAAAAACGGTTGTTGCTGTTTATACCGCTTTTTTTACTGCTCTTTATCGGTGTGCGTTCCTCTTTCGGACATAGACCTGCCAACACATCCGATGCGATGTATACAACAAACAGGATGGTAAATGAGATAACAAAAAACTCTATTTATAATATCGCTTTTGCCGTATATGACAACACAAGAAACGGCAGCCAAAAGATGATAGCGCAATATGGAAAAATGGATACCAAAGAAGCGCTTGAACGAGTTAAAAAAAGATTAAATATTCAAAATATAGATGATGCGCTCCCACTTACAAGAGTTGAAGAGAGTCATTTTAAAACAGACAAACCAAAAAATCTTGTTATTTTTGTACAAGAGAGTTTAGGTTACCAGTTTGTTGAGTCCGTCGGCGGAGAAAAAGGAATAACGCCAAATTTAAATAAATTAAGCCAAGAGGGTATTTTATTTAAAGATTTATACTCAAACGGTACAAGAAGCATTCGAGGACTTGCCGGAGTCTCCGCAGGAAACTATGCAGTTCCCGGTGAGGGAGTATTAAAAAGAAACAAATCTCAAAGCGACTTCTTTACAATTGCATCGGCACTAAAGCCATTTAATTATCATACAACTTTTATGTATGGCGGAGAAAGCAGGTTTGACAATATGCGAAGTTGGTATCTTGGCAACGGATTTGATGAAATCATAGATCAGCCTTGCTTTGAAAATCCGACATTTGTAGCTCCGTGGGGAGTTTGCGATGGAGATCTGGTTGAGCGGGCAAACGAAGAGTTTAAAAAGATGCATAAAAACGGACAGAAATTTGCCACGGTTATGTTTTCGCAGTCAAACCACTCCCCGTTTGAGTATCCGTACGAAAAAATTGAACTACTAAAAGATGTGCCTGCCAACAATGTTAAAAATGCCGTTAAATATGCAGACCATGCTATCGGCAAACTTGTTGAACTTGCAAAAAAAGAGCCTTACTACAAAGATACCGTTTTTGTTATAGTTGCAGACCACAATGTAAGAGTTTACGGCAATGATTTAGTTCCCGTAGATATGTTTCATATACCTGCACTTATACTCGGAGCAGATATTAAACCTCTGATTTATGATAAAATTGCAACTCAGCCGGATGTGCTTGCTACGGCTCTTGATTTAGTAGGACTGGATTTGACATATCCTATCATGGGACACTCTATATTTAGCGATAAAAAACAGAACATTTCGCTTATGCAGTTTCATACATCGTATGCCCTGAGAGTGGATGACAAAGTTACGGTTATCAGCCCAAATAAAAAGCCGGCTACATTTATTTACAAAAATCCGGCTACATATTTGGATAAAGACAACCATTTAACTCCTGCCGAAGATGATAAGGAACTAGAAAAAGATGCGCTGGCTTTTATTATAACATTAGACCATTTATATGAAAAAAAACTGTATAAATAA
- a CDS encoding diacylglycerol kinase has product MRNQPKYNFFKNTSYALNGLKDLIQTETSFKIELILTLILLPVIIFIDTTLVYKILMFMSLTGMLIAEAINSAIERVVDLVTLEHHHMAGRAKDVGSTVVFLSIFVFVITWGLILLNIFTNY; this is encoded by the coding sequence TTGAGAAATCAACCGAAATATAATTTTTTCAAAAACACGAGTTATGCATTGAACGGGTTAAAAGATTTGATTCAGACAGAAACATCTTTTAAAATTGAACTTATTTTAACCCTTATTTTACTGCCTGTGATCATATTTATAGACACGACTTTGGTTTATAAAATTTTGATGTTTATGTCACTTACGGGTATGCTAATAGCAGAGGCTATTAACAGCGCGATAGAGAGAGTAGTAGACTTGGTTACTCTTGAACATCATCACATGGCAGGTCGTGCCAAAGATGTCGGCAGCACTGTAGTTTTTTTGAGTATTTTTGTATTTGTGATAACTTGGGGCTTAATCTTACTAAATATCTTTACTAATTACTAA
- the ilvA gene encoding threonine ammonia-lyase — protein sequence MLDIDKIYEARERIKGIVVDTPLSYAPYLSHLSGCEAYLKKENLQVTGAFKIRGAYNKIATLSDAQKVCGVIAASAGNHAQGVALSASKFGIKAVIVMPESTPLTKVNGVKHYGAEVILAGTNYDEAYAYALKYGKENSLTFVHPFEDDEVMAGQGTLALDILDSCKDLDAVIIPVGGGGLISGMACAFKSINPNIEVIGVSAKGAPALKNSFDLKTPVDSLSVRTIADGIAVRDTSPITLNYMLGSVDRFISVDDEEIASAILFLLEKQKLVVEGAGAVGVAALLHNKLEHLKGKKAAVVLSGGNMDVTLLSVIIEKGLLKSGRKMKLTVTLIDKPGSLMRFTEILQQLNANIVHIAYDRTSISLDYGDANVTVHVETKGEEHQKAIYKTLKEENYIRD from the coding sequence TTGTTAGATATAGATAAAATTTACGAAGCAAGAGAGAGAATAAAAGGCATCGTAGTAGATACGCCGCTCTCTTATGCGCCGTACTTAAGTCATCTAAGCGGGTGTGAAGCCTACTTAAAAAAAGAGAATCTTCAAGTTACGGGTGCTTTTAAGATTAGAGGGGCATATAATAAAATCGCAACTCTAAGCGATGCGCAAAAAGTGTGCGGAGTTATAGCTGCAAGTGCAGGGAATCACGCTCAGGGGGTCGCACTCTCTGCTTCAAAATTCGGTATAAAAGCCGTGATAGTTATGCCGGAGTCTACACCTCTTACAAAAGTAAACGGGGTAAAGCATTACGGTGCAGAGGTAATCCTTGCTGGAACAAACTACGATGAAGCATATGCTTATGCTCTGAAATACGGCAAAGAAAACTCTTTGACTTTCGTTCATCCGTTTGAAGACGATGAGGTTATGGCGGGTCAGGGAACTTTGGCACTTGATATACTGGATAGCTGTAAAGATTTAGATGCCGTAATAATTCCCGTCGGAGGAGGCGGACTTATCTCCGGTATGGCGTGTGCCTTTAAAAGTATAAATCCAAATATAGAAGTAATTGGCGTAAGTGCAAAAGGTGCGCCTGCGCTTAAAAACTCGTTTGATCTAAAAACACCCGTAGATAGTTTAAGTGTTAGAACTATTGCGGACGGAATTGCAGTTCGCGATACTTCCCCGATAACATTAAACTATATGCTTGGCAGCGTCGACAGATTTATAAGCGTGGACGATGAAGAGATTGCAAGTGCGATTTTATTTCTGCTGGAGAAGCAAAAACTTGTCGTAGAGGGTGCCGGAGCTGTTGGAGTTGCCGCACTTTTACACAATAAACTTGAGCATTTAAAAGGTAAAAAAGCAGCAGTCGTTCTTAGCGGCGGAAATATGGATGTAACGCTTTTATCCGTAATCATAGAGAAGGGTCTGTTAAAATCCGGCAGAAAGATGAAACTTACGGTAACACTAATCGACAAACCCGGTTCATTGATGCGTTTTACAGAGATACTTCAGCAGCTAAATGCAAATATAGTTCATATTGCTTATGACAGAACCTCTATTTCGCTTGATTACGGCGATGCAAATGTAACGGTGCATGTAGAGACGAAAGGCGAAGAGCATCAAAAAGCAATCTATAAAACGCTAAAAGAAGAAAATTATATAAGAGATTAG
- a CDS encoding CoA-binding protein: MECEFPTINSNKQEIREIFNITKTIAILGLSPDESKASHRVAKYLQEQGFKIVPIYPKEETILGEKVYRSLLEIPFEIDMVDIFRKSDALHMVADACIQRGDVKVFWAQKEIVNNEAAQKAKDAGMTVVQNMCTMVEHRAL; this comes from the coding sequence ATGGAATGCGAATTTCCGACAATTAATTCTAACAAGCAAGAGATACGAGAAATTTTTAATATTACTAAAACCATAGCTATTTTAGGTCTTTCACCCGATGAGAGCAAAGCAAGTCACAGAGTGGCAAAATATCTTCAAGAACAAGGTTTTAAGATAGTTCCGATTTATCCGAAAGAGGAGACGATTCTTGGGGAAAAGGTATACCGCTCTCTTTTAGAAATCCCTTTTGAAATCGATATGGTAGATATATTTAGAAAGTCTGATGCACTTCATATGGTTGCGGATGCTTGTATACAAAGAGGCGATGTAAAAGTTTTTTGGGCGCAAAAAGAGATAGTAAATAATGAAGCAGCGCAAAAAGCAAAAGATGCAGGTATGACGGTAGTTCAAAATATGTGTACGATGGTAGAACATCGTGCTTTATAA